The following coding sequences lie in one Pseudoxanthomonas sp. SE1 genomic window:
- a CDS encoding ribokinase: protein MTAPVLVAGSANLDFVVRAPHVPAPGETVLGRDFATFPGGKGANQAVACARAGGVATRMLLALGDDPYATVLEAALADAGVATHIVPVPDVASGTAFICLSDDAENAITVAPGANAALRPHHLPSLFGVTHLLLQLETPLDAVASFAHVAHAAGVHVLLNAAPATALPPLLLQDVDLLVVNEGELAALAGPGTLVAQMSRLPVPCVVATLGARGCVARRGGELFLQPAFRVDAVDTTAAGDTFCGALAARLAQHAPLADALRFASAASALACTRLGAQASIPARDQVDAWLATQVDAPDHKAALAAYCGIPDSD, encoded by the coding sequence ATGACGGCGCCGGTACTGGTAGCCGGTTCGGCCAACCTGGATTTCGTTGTCCGCGCGCCGCATGTGCCCGCGCCGGGCGAAACCGTGCTTGGCCGCGATTTCGCCACCTTCCCCGGAGGCAAGGGCGCCAACCAGGCGGTGGCCTGCGCGCGCGCGGGCGGCGTGGCGACGCGCATGCTGCTGGCCCTCGGCGATGATCCCTACGCCACCGTGCTGGAAGCGGCGCTGGCGGATGCGGGCGTGGCAACACACATCGTCCCCGTGCCTGATGTGGCCAGCGGCACCGCCTTCATCTGCCTGTCCGACGATGCGGAAAATGCGATCACGGTGGCCCCGGGCGCAAACGCGGCCCTGCGTCCGCACCATCTGCCGTCCCTCTTCGGCGTCACCCACCTGCTGCTGCAGCTCGAAACGCCACTGGATGCCGTGGCGAGCTTCGCGCACGTGGCGCACGCCGCCGGCGTGCACGTGCTGCTGAACGCCGCGCCCGCCACCGCGCTTCCGCCCTTGTTGCTGCAGGACGTCGACCTGCTGGTGGTCAACGAAGGCGAACTCGCCGCGCTTGCCGGTCCCGGCACGCTGGTCGCGCAGATGTCGCGCCTGCCGGTGCCGTGCGTGGTCGCCACGCTGGGCGCCCGCGGCTGTGTCGCCAGGCGCGGGGGCGAACTGTTCCTGCAGCCGGCGTTCCGCGTCGATGCCGTCGACACCACGGCCGCGGGTGATACGTTCTGCGGTGCGCTCGCCGCCCGGCTGGCGCAGCATGCACCGCTGGCGGACGCGCTACGCTTCGCCAGCGCGGCATCGGCCCTGGCATGCACGCGCCTGGGTGCGCAGGCCAGCATCCCGGCACGCGACCAGGTCGATGCATGGCTGGCCACGCAGGTCGATGCGCCCGACCACAAGGCTGCCCTTGCCGCGTATTGCGGCATCCCCGATTCCGATTGA
- a CDS encoding LysR family transcriptional regulator, translating into MDTQFLNTFVVVADRGSMAAAARVLNITPAAVAQQIRTLERELGAPLIARAGRTVSLTEEGSRILQRARDLLRDVADMRSVANDSEVSGELRLGACPTALAGMLPDILARMVDKFPQINVYIRPGYSAELYRAVETGELDAALVLQAPYNLPKTCDWQLLREEPLVMIAPARMTGRDPHDLLREEPLIRYDRNQWGGRVADDYLRRAGIVPRERFELNGLNAIAVMVDRGLGVSLVPDWARPWPEGLDLVRIPLPLASEPRRIGMVWSRSTVRIRLVTVLLQESRVATGQA; encoded by the coding sequence GTGGATACCCAGTTCCTGAATACGTTCGTGGTGGTGGCCGACCGCGGTTCGATGGCCGCGGCCGCGCGCGTGCTCAACATCACGCCGGCGGCCGTGGCGCAGCAGATCCGCACCCTCGAACGCGAACTCGGTGCGCCGCTCATCGCGCGTGCCGGCCGCACCGTCAGCCTGACCGAAGAGGGGTCGCGCATCCTGCAGCGCGCGCGCGACCTGCTGCGTGACGTGGCCGACATGCGCAGCGTCGCCAACGACAGCGAAGTCTCCGGCGAACTGCGCCTGGGCGCGTGCCCCACGGCGCTCGCCGGCATGTTGCCGGACATCCTGGCGCGGATGGTCGACAAGTTCCCGCAGATCAACGTCTACATCCGTCCGGGCTATTCGGCCGAGCTGTACCGCGCGGTGGAAACCGGCGAACTCGATGCGGCGCTGGTATTGCAGGCGCCGTACAACCTGCCCAAGACCTGTGATTGGCAACTTCTGCGCGAAGAGCCGCTGGTGATGATCGCGCCGGCGCGCATGACGGGCCGGGACCCGCACGACCTGCTGCGCGAGGAGCCGTTGATCCGGTACGACCGGAATCAATGGGGCGGACGGGTCGCAGACGACTACCTGCGCCGCGCCGGCATCGTGCCGCGCGAGCGCTTCGAACTGAACGGCCTGAACGCCATCGCCGTGATGGTGGACCGCGGCCTGGGTGTATCGCTGGTGCCGGACTGGGCGCGTCCGTGGCCGGAGGGCCTGGATCTGGTCCGCATCCCGCTGCCGCTGGCGAGTGAACCCCGGCGGATCGGCATGGTGTGGTCGCGTTCCACGGTGCGCATCCGCCTGGTCACCGTGCTGCTGCAGGAGAGCCGCGTCGCCACCGGGCAGGCCTGA
- a CDS encoding sodium:solute symporter encodes MTHAAGTGAGVAALVRRMGRLMALLPLFMLGTALLPAHAESLAGVSQSSVPAPPAEVRALHTVGPHLVAFSDAGAWYWISAEKQWRAVALPPDADAAGWQNAAIGRLYQVRPSSGESAVRVVAEATFADGRLALRDLPQFPLPLARLRLAEGAGVLHVVGQDELGVNHVFRRRLDAAAGTAWQSIPAWGGDGAADTLVAQRGELVVTIAAESGDALWRWSVDHGWQALPPVPGRVLTADGARAVGQAHVLYLLKADAAGARAPRLATFHTVTRAWADLPAPTGTMPAPVTAWGDGFAGADASLGAIRMVEVSARSHLLTWLDWLVIVVYLAAMVGIGMYFYLQEKRASTADFFVGGRSIPFWAAGVSLYATNTSSISFIAIPAKAFETNWQYLTNNLIAVLGLMFVAVWIVPLLRRLDLMSVFSYLEKRFHPAIRMLASALCIAMQIGSRMSVILFLPALAIATITGVDVVWSILIMGVFTILYTTLGGMKAVIWTDFVQVFVMFGGAIFAIGFIIYHLNGGVPELVQVAMAEDKTRLFDFSFDLTKATVWGFIFLVLFDVVLTFPKDQVLMQRVLSTKSDKEAGRSIWTFAAIMVPGGFFFYAIGTALYVYYQSHPERMNPLLPLDATFPLFIAAELPMGVTGLIIAGIFAAAMSTLSSIINSVSTLASVDFYEKLARNPTPKKSVLFAEIMGVLVGLLGIGIALLLSRYDIHSLFDVSIELAGLLGGGFAGAYTLGMFTRRANAQGVAIGIAGAIVLTLLIWSMDLVHPYFYLGISILLCIVIGYAASWLFPPPAQSLSGLTIHRQDAVGATR; translated from the coding sequence GTGACGCACGCGGCGGGCACCGGTGCCGGCGTGGCGGCGCTGGTGCGTCGCATGGGCAGGCTGATGGCGCTGTTGCCGCTCTTCATGCTCGGCACCGCGTTGTTGCCGGCGCACGCGGAAAGCCTTGCCGGCGTGAGCCAGTCTTCCGTGCCGGCACCGCCAGCCGAGGTACGCGCGCTGCATACGGTGGGGCCGCACCTTGTGGCCTTCTCGGATGCCGGGGCGTGGTACTGGATATCCGCCGAGAAGCAGTGGCGCGCCGTGGCGCTACCGCCGGATGCCGACGCCGCTGGCTGGCAGAACGCGGCCATCGGGCGGCTCTACCAGGTACGCCCATCCTCGGGTGAATCCGCCGTGCGCGTGGTCGCGGAAGCGACCTTCGCGGACGGGCGGCTCGCATTGCGTGATCTGCCGCAGTTCCCGCTTCCGCTGGCAAGGCTGCGCCTGGCGGAAGGCGCTGGCGTGCTGCATGTCGTGGGGCAGGACGAACTGGGCGTCAATCACGTGTTCCGGCGAAGGCTGGACGCTGCAGCGGGAACGGCCTGGCAATCCATACCGGCCTGGGGTGGCGACGGTGCCGCGGACACGCTGGTCGCGCAGCGCGGTGAACTGGTCGTCACCATTGCTGCCGAGAGCGGCGACGCCTTGTGGCGCTGGTCCGTGGACCACGGGTGGCAGGCATTGCCGCCGGTGCCGGGCAGGGTACTGACGGCAGACGGCGCGCGCGCGGTAGGCCAGGCGCACGTGCTGTACCTGCTGAAGGCCGATGCGGCCGGTGCACGGGCGCCACGCCTTGCGACCTTCCACACGGTCACGCGCGCGTGGGCGGACCTGCCTGCGCCGACCGGCACGATGCCTGCGCCGGTCACCGCGTGGGGTGACGGCTTTGCCGGTGCCGACGCATCGCTTGGCGCGATCCGGATGGTGGAAGTCTCTGCGCGCAGCCATCTGCTGACGTGGCTGGACTGGCTGGTGATCGTGGTCTACCTGGCGGCGATGGTCGGCATCGGCATGTACTTCTACCTGCAGGAGAAACGTGCTTCCACCGCGGACTTCTTCGTGGGTGGGCGCAGCATTCCGTTCTGGGCGGCGGGCGTGAGCCTGTACGCCACCAACACCAGTTCGATCAGCTTCATCGCCATTCCGGCCAAGGCATTCGAGACGAACTGGCAGTACCTCACCAACAACCTGATCGCGGTGCTCGGCCTGATGTTCGTCGCGGTCTGGATCGTGCCGCTGCTGCGCCGGCTGGACCTGATGTCGGTGTTCTCCTATCTGGAGAAGCGGTTCCACCCGGCCATCCGCATGCTGGCCAGCGCGCTCTGCATCGCCATGCAGATCGGCAGCCGCATGAGCGTGATCCTGTTCCTGCCCGCGCTGGCCATCGCGACCATCACCGGCGTGGACGTGGTGTGGAGCATCCTGATCATGGGGGTGTTCACCATCCTGTACACCACGCTGGGCGGCATGAAGGCGGTCATCTGGACCGACTTCGTGCAGGTCTTCGTGATGTTCGGCGGCGCGATCTTCGCCATCGGGTTCATCATCTACCACCTCAATGGAGGCGTGCCGGAGCTCGTGCAGGTCGCCATGGCGGAAGACAAGACACGCCTGTTCGATTTCAGCTTCGACCTCACCAAGGCCACGGTCTGGGGCTTCATCTTCCTGGTCCTGTTCGACGTGGTGCTGACCTTCCCGAAGGACCAGGTGCTGATGCAGCGCGTGCTGTCCACCAAGTCGGACAAGGAAGCGGGGCGTTCCATCTGGACCTTTGCGGCGATCATGGTGCCCGGTGGATTCTTCTTCTACGCCATCGGCACGGCGCTGTACGTGTACTACCAGTCGCACCCGGAGCGGATGAATCCGCTGCTCCCCCTCGACGCCACCTTCCCCCTGTTCATCGCCGCCGAGCTTCCGATGGGCGTGACCGGCCTGATCATCGCCGGCATCTTCGCCGCCGCGATGTCCACGCTGTCCAGCATCATCAACAGCGTCTCCACCCTGGCATCGGTCGACTTCTACGAGAAATTGGCCAGGAACCCCACGCCGAAGAAGAGCGTGCTGTTCGCGGAAATCATGGGCGTACTGGTCGGCCTGCTCGGCATCGGCATCGCGCTGCTGCTGTCGCGCTACGACATCCATTCCCTGTTCGACGTGTCGATCGAACTGGCGGGCCTGCTGGGCGGTGGCTTCGCGGGTGCCTACACGCTGGGCATGTTCACCCGGCGCGCCAATGCGCAGGGCGTGGCGATCGGCATCGCCGGCGCCATCGTGCTGACGCTGCTGATCTGGTCGATGGACCTGGTGCATCCCTACTTCTACCTCGGCATTTCGATCCTGCTCTGCATCGTCATCGGCTATGCCGCCAGCTGGCTGTTCCCCCCACCGGCGCAGTCGCTGAGCGGGCTGACCATCCACCGCCAGGATGCGGTGGGCGCGACGCGCTGA
- a CDS encoding TonB-dependent receptor — MKQVPAAFGVFLLAAAVSASVQAQQNTPLPQDAPAEEERAKDAVDLDQVIVTGVRSAKSVDKIPGAVSLVTKEEIAHTLLMTDDATAVLARTVPGYAEASQAMSNSGETLRGRVALRLFDGVPQGSPLRDGSRNATFTDMGIVGRVEVINGPSASEGIGAAGGIINYISTVPTKEGNEFRLLTRYSTQFKDDSAGWKVGMNFARKQDNYDMVVGVSRIDRGMGYDANGLRLGMNTSGSVSDSEARNLFFKGGINFGEDLEKRLQLSYSDFKIEGNGNYVQVDGCRYEPGWCENPSPNTSERGHLFGTKAEFNDFTQVNVLYTDANFFGGTLSLNAYWADQAMRYPAENGSDRQDPLIPPNGPDGLIWDQSEINSDKVGFRPSWTRGELFGVEGLELRTGVDWVRDEADQRLALTNRLWVPPMEYESVAPYMQLSYDIGPVTLSGGFRREDGELTVNDYTTTWYRDRRFVQGGKLSYQENLVNLGAIWRITDQWSVFGAYGEGFGLPNVGIPLRNISCPDDPNDTKPDGCPGDPLATVDSTFQELKAVVVDNREFGINWRGAKTSFSASHYDSRSKLGSSYVIDPITEDYMLFRAPTRIKGFEFSGDWNVNDAWKLSGVYSRIRGKTSFWTEDPEGRWGAGPLNKPIGALDVNPDKIALSVRWKFSEAGDATLGSTTLLSRDLSGSDTRPYDNRDFSYEEHTTGYTLFDLGMNYRVQNVGRFSLGIENLTNKQYILTWSQVPGWRNYWAGRGRMYSFTYEYTF, encoded by the coding sequence ATGAAACAGGTACCCGCCGCATTCGGCGTTTTCCTGCTGGCTGCCGCCGTCAGCGCCAGCGTCCAGGCCCAACAGAACACCCCGCTGCCGCAGGACGCGCCAGCCGAAGAAGAGCGGGCGAAGGATGCCGTCGACCTGGACCAGGTGATCGTGACGGGTGTGCGTTCGGCAAAATCCGTCGACAAGATCCCTGGCGCAGTTTCGCTCGTGACCAAGGAGGAGATCGCGCACACCCTGCTGATGACAGACGACGCGACTGCTGTGCTCGCACGCACCGTGCCGGGCTACGCCGAGGCGTCCCAAGCGATGAGCAATAGCGGTGAGACCCTGCGCGGCCGGGTGGCATTGCGCCTGTTCGATGGTGTGCCACAGGGCTCGCCGCTGCGCGATGGAAGTCGCAACGCCACCTTCACCGACATGGGCATCGTTGGGCGCGTTGAAGTGATCAACGGGCCCTCGGCGTCCGAAGGCATTGGCGCGGCGGGAGGCATCATCAACTACATTTCCACGGTGCCAACCAAGGAAGGCAACGAGTTCCGTCTGCTGACGCGCTACTCGACCCAGTTCAAGGACGACAGCGCCGGCTGGAAGGTTGGCATGAATTTCGCACGCAAGCAGGACAACTACGACATGGTGGTCGGCGTCTCGCGCATCGATCGCGGCATGGGCTACGACGCCAATGGCCTGCGCTTGGGGATGAACACGAGTGGTTCAGTCAGCGACTCCGAAGCGCGCAACCTGTTCTTCAAGGGGGGCATCAACTTCGGCGAGGATCTGGAGAAGCGCCTGCAGCTCAGCTACAGCGATTTCAAGATCGAGGGCAATGGAAACTACGTCCAGGTCGACGGTTGTCGCTACGAACCGGGTTGGTGTGAAAACCCGAGCCCAAACACCTCTGAACGCGGCCATCTATTCGGTACAAAGGCCGAGTTCAATGACTTCACGCAGGTCAACGTGCTGTATACCGACGCCAATTTCTTCGGCGGCACGCTGAGTCTGAATGCCTACTGGGCCGACCAGGCCATGCGCTATCCGGCGGAGAACGGCAGTGATCGTCAGGATCCGCTGATCCCCCCCAACGGCCCTGATGGCCTGATCTGGGATCAGTCCGAAATCAACTCCGACAAGGTAGGCTTCCGCCCGTCGTGGACGCGAGGCGAACTATTCGGGGTCGAAGGCCTGGAGCTGCGCACCGGGGTCGATTGGGTGCGCGACGAGGCCGACCAGCGATTGGCACTGACCAATCGCCTGTGGGTGCCCCCCATGGAGTACGAAAGCGTCGCACCCTATATGCAGCTGAGCTATGACATCGGACCGGTGACCTTGAGCGGCGGCTTCCGTCGCGAGGATGGCGAGCTGACAGTCAACGACTATACGACCACCTGGTATCGTGATCGCCGCTTCGTACAAGGCGGCAAGCTGAGCTATCAGGAGAATCTGGTCAACCTGGGCGCGATCTGGCGCATCACCGACCAGTGGTCCGTGTTCGGTGCCTATGGGGAGGGATTCGGCCTGCCCAATGTCGGTATCCCGCTGCGTAACATCTCCTGCCCTGACGATCCCAATGACACCAAGCCCGATGGCTGCCCCGGTGATCCGCTGGCCACTGTCGACTCCACCTTCCAGGAACTGAAGGCCGTGGTGGTCGACAACCGCGAGTTCGGCATCAACTGGCGCGGCGCGAAGACGTCGTTCAGTGCTTCGCACTACGACTCGCGGTCGAAGCTGGGCTCCTCCTACGTGATCGATCCGATCACGGAGGACTACATGCTGTTCCGTGCCCCAACCCGCATCAAAGGCTTCGAGTTTTCCGGTGACTGGAACGTCAATGACGCCTGGAAGCTCAGCGGTGTCTACTCACGCATCCGCGGCAAGACGTCGTTCTGGACGGAGGATCCGGAAGGTCGCTGGGGTGCGGGTCCGCTGAACAAGCCCATCGGTGCCCTGGACGTGAACCCGGACAAAATCGCGCTATCCGTGCGCTGGAAGTTCTCGGAAGCCGGCGACGCAACCCTAGGGTCGACTACGCTGCTGTCGCGTGATCTTTCCGGAAGCGATACACGGCCATACGACAACCGTGACTTCTCCTATGAAGAGCATACGACGGGTTACACCCTGTTCGATCTGGGCATGAACTATCGAGTGCAGAATGTCGGTCGCTTCTCGCTGGGTATCGAGAACCTGACCAACAAGCAATACATCCTGACGTGGTCGCAAGTGCCGGGCTGGCGCAATTATTGGGCGGGCCGTGGGCGCATGTACTCTTTCACCTACGAGTACACGTTCTGA
- a CDS encoding CoA ester lyase — MRSKLFVPGSRPALFAKALASDADMLSLDLEDAVAEADKQAARAQVVALLRDAPHRAAGKQVVVRVNAWSTAAWEADLRAILPLDIDLLNLPKIESAEQLRQAVAEIEAIEVRLPSRRAVGLLVNIETPRALRHAVAIAKAHPRVRGLQLGLGDLFEPHGIRRDDLRNVHTTQYALRLAAAEAGVFAYDAAFPGLDDEAGFRAEAESARALGYLGKSCVHPRQVAWANAVFAPSEGEIEAARRTVDAAEHAGEGAFAVDGRMVDAPFLARARAVLAMAERGRA; from the coding sequence ATGCGTAGCAAACTGTTCGTCCCCGGAAGCCGCCCCGCCTTGTTCGCCAAGGCGCTGGCCAGTGATGCCGACATGCTGTCGCTCGACCTCGAGGACGCAGTGGCCGAGGCCGACAAGCAGGCAGCGCGCGCGCAGGTGGTGGCGCTGCTCCGCGATGCGCCGCATCGCGCTGCGGGCAAGCAGGTGGTCGTCCGCGTGAATGCGTGGAGCACCGCAGCGTGGGAAGCCGATCTGCGCGCGATCCTCCCGCTGGATATCGACCTGCTCAATCTTCCGAAAATCGAATCGGCGGAACAGCTCAGGCAGGCCGTGGCCGAGATCGAAGCGATCGAGGTGCGCCTGCCTTCGCGCAGGGCGGTCGGGTTGCTGGTCAACATCGAGACGCCGCGAGCGCTGCGGCATGCGGTGGCCATCGCGAAAGCGCATCCCCGCGTGCGCGGTCTGCAACTGGGGCTGGGCGACCTGTTCGAGCCCCATGGCATCCGCCGCGATGATCTGCGCAACGTGCACACGACCCAGTACGCATTGCGCCTCGCGGCGGCGGAGGCGGGTGTATTCGCCTATGACGCGGCCTTTCCGGGGCTGGACGACGAGGCGGGCTTCCGGGCCGAAGCGGAGAGCGCACGTGCGCTCGGCTATCTGGGCAAGAGCTGCGTGCATCCGCGCCAGGTGGCGTGGGCCAATGCCGTGTTCGCGCCGTCCGAAGGCGAAATCGAAGCAGCCCGACGCACGGTCGATGCTGCGGAGCATGCAGGCGAAGGCGCCTTCGCGGTAGACGGGCGCATGGTCGATGCGCCGTTCCTGGCGCGCGCACGCGCGGTCCTGGCCATGGCAGAACGGGGGCGGGCGTGA
- a CDS encoding sugar kinase, with the protein MGKIVCFGELLLRLGAPGRQVLLQSPVLDVHVGGAEANVAVSLARFGHDAGMVGLVADNALGEAALGELRRHRVDTSAVQQAPGRMGLYFLTSGAIHRPSEVLYDRADSAFARAGGGLHDWAALLDGADWLHVSGVTPALGQQAADGVLDAVKAARATGVKVSFDGNFRPKLWEAWGGDAPTILRGLMAEADILFASHRDLQVVLGLDFPQATPQERFAAGAAAAFKAFPHLRQMAATVRVQRSVDHHALSAITALRDGALHVTPAYEVSPIVDRIGTGDAFAAGVLHGGLAGMASADALHFGVAAACLKHSLPGDFNLVGAADVQAFLGENSLDVKR; encoded by the coding sequence ATGGGGAAGATCGTCTGTTTCGGAGAACTGTTGTTGCGGCTGGGTGCGCCGGGTCGGCAGGTGTTGCTGCAATCGCCCGTCCTCGACGTGCATGTCGGTGGCGCGGAGGCGAACGTGGCCGTGTCGCTGGCGAGGTTCGGCCATGATGCAGGGATGGTGGGGCTGGTCGCCGACAACGCGCTTGGCGAGGCGGCACTGGGCGAGCTGCGCAGGCATCGCGTGGATACCTCGGCCGTGCAGCAGGCGCCGGGCCGGATGGGCCTGTACTTCCTCACGTCCGGCGCCATCCATCGGCCGAGCGAGGTGCTCTATGACCGTGCCGATTCTGCGTTCGCGCGCGCCGGCGGCGGTCTGCATGATTGGGCTGCATTGCTCGATGGTGCGGACTGGCTGCATGTGTCGGGCGTGACGCCGGCCCTCGGCCAGCAGGCCGCCGATGGCGTCCTTGATGCAGTGAAGGCGGCGCGCGCGACGGGCGTGAAGGTCTCGTTCGATGGCAACTTCAGGCCGAAGCTGTGGGAAGCGTGGGGCGGTGATGCGCCGACGATCCTGCGTGGCCTGATGGCCGAGGCGGACATCCTGTTCGCCAGCCACCGCGACCTGCAGGTCGTGCTGGGCCTGGATTTCCCGCAGGCGACGCCGCAGGAACGTTTCGCGGCGGGCGCCGCCGCCGCGTTCAAGGCGTTTCCTCATCTGCGCCAGATGGCCGCGACGGTCCGGGTGCAGCGCAGCGTCGACCATCACGCGTTGTCGGCCATCACCGCGTTGCGCGATGGCGCGCTGCATGTCACCCCGGCCTATGAGGTCTCGCCCATCGTCGATCGCATCGGGACCGGCGACGCATTCGCTGCCGGCGTGCTGCATGGTGGCCTGGCCGGCATGGCAAGCGCCGACGCGCTGCATTTCGGTGTGGCGGCGGCCTGCCTGAAGCATTCGCTGCCGGGCGACTTCAATCTTGTGGGCGCCGCCGACGTGCAGGCGTTCCTTGGCGAGAACAGCCTGGACGTGAAGCGCTGA
- a CDS encoding serine hydrolase domain-containing protein, translating into MLDSLLAGAVGEKDYLGAVAMVSLKDVIVYHGALGHADATGKEPLREDAIFRIYSMTKPITSVAALMLVEEGRLRLDDPVARHLPEFADLQRVAGGDEAKPHLMAVLRPLTVRHLLTHTAGFATGGDDIRVASALLQQQAPEDAEDLAGYARRVARAPLAAEPGTRFRYDGVNSEVLARVIEVASGMSFDVFLQARIFAPLGMRDTGFQVPASQRGRIMALTTRNAEGHRVLADTPSAREPGIPLRAYHSGAGGLYSTAADYLRFARMLANGGELDGIRLLQASTVDQMMQDQLARFDPPVAYPEAGEGFGLGGYVVTDTAKSTRPGSHGQFGWSGAASTWFTIDRSRGLVIVLMSQHLPTDGAPALPKMAAPFYRQVHSTVSP; encoded by the coding sequence GTGCTGGATTCCCTTCTCGCCGGTGCCGTCGGCGAGAAGGACTATTTGGGTGCGGTGGCGATGGTGTCCCTGAAGGACGTCATCGTCTACCACGGCGCGCTTGGTCATGCCGACGCGACCGGGAAGGAACCCCTGCGCGAAGACGCGATCTTCCGCATCTATTCCATGACCAAGCCCATCACCTCGGTGGCGGCGTTGATGCTGGTGGAAGAGGGCAGACTGCGGCTGGATGATCCGGTCGCACGTCATTTGCCCGAATTCGCCGATCTGCAGCGCGTGGCGGGTGGCGACGAAGCGAAGCCGCACCTGATGGCGGTGCTTCGCCCCCTGACCGTGCGCCATCTGTTGACCCACACGGCAGGCTTCGCCACGGGCGGCGACGATATCCGGGTGGCGTCGGCATTGCTGCAGCAACAGGCGCCGGAAGACGCGGAAGATCTGGCGGGCTACGCACGCCGTGTCGCACGCGCGCCGCTGGCCGCTGAACCCGGTACCCGGTTCCGGTACGACGGCGTCAACAGCGAAGTACTGGCGCGGGTCATCGAGGTGGCCAGTGGAATGTCGTTCGACGTATTCCTGCAGGCGCGGATCTTCGCGCCCCTCGGCATGCGCGACACCGGCTTCCAGGTGCCGGCATCGCAGCGCGGGCGCATCATGGCGCTGACCACGCGCAACGCCGAGGGTCATCGCGTGCTGGCGGATACGCCTTCCGCGCGTGAGCCGGGCATTCCGCTGCGTGCCTACCACAGCGGCGCGGGCGGCCTGTACTCGACCGCCGCCGATTACCTGCGCTTTGCGCGCATGCTGGCCAACGGCGGGGAACTGGATGGCATCCGCCTGCTCCAGGCATCGACCGTGGACCAGATGATGCAGGACCAGCTCGCGCGCTTCGATCCGCCTGTCGCCTACCCGGAAGCGGGCGAGGGCTTCGGTCTGGGCGGCTACGTGGTCACCGATACGGCGAAGAGCACGCGACCCGGCTCGCACGGGCAGTTCGGCTGGTCCGGCGCGGCGTCCACCTGGTTCACCATCGACCGTAGCCGCGGACTGGTGATCGTGCTGATGTCGCAGCACCTGCCGACGGATGGCGCCCCCGCGCTGCCGAAGATGGCGGCGCCGTTCTACCGGCAGGTCCATTCAACGGTGTCGCCATGA